CAGGTAATGCATTTACTGTTACAGTTGTTGATGTAACAGCCGTACAACCCGCAGCATTCGTAACAGTAACACTATATGTTCCAGATGTTGTGATATTCGTTAGTGCTACATTCGTTCCATTACTCCATAAGTAACCGACGCCTCCCGCAGCAGTTAGATCCACAGAGTTTCCAGCACAAAATGTTAATGAACCACTCGCTGTAATCACCGCTACAGGCAAAGCATTGATCGTTACACTTGTTGTTGTTAGACTTGAACAACCTTGTACATTCGTAACCGAATAGGTAATGACAGATGTTCCAGCTGCTGATCCAGTTAATACTCCAGTCAATGATCCTATCGTTGCATTTGCATTATCAATCGTCCAAGTTCCACCCCCTAATGAATTAGATAAATTCAAGGTTGAACCTACACACACAGGACTAACACCCGTTATCGTTCCTAGTACAGGCAAAGCATTGATCGTTACACTTGTTGTTGTTAGACTTGAACAACCCTGTACATTCGTAACCGAATAGGTAATGACAGATGTTCCAGCTGCTGATCCAGTTAATACTCCAGTCAATGATCCTATCGTTGCATTTGCATTATCAATCGTCCAAGTTCCACCCCCTAATGAATTAGATAAATTCAAGGTTGAACCTACACACACAGGACTAACACCCGTTATCGTTCCTAGTACAGGCAAAGCATTGATCGTTACACTTGTTGTTGTTAGACTTGAACAACCCTGTACATTCGTAACCGAATAGGTAACGACAGATGTTCCAGCTGCTGATCCAGTTAATACTCCAGTCAATGATCCTATCGTTGCATTTGCATTATCAATCGTCCAAGTTCCACCCCCTAATGAATTAGATAAATTCAAGGTTGAACCAACGCATACAGGACTAACACCCGTTATCGTTCCTAGTATAGGAACTGGATTGATTTTAAATTGTGCTGTTCCCGGATCACTTTCACAACCTGTTACTGCATTTCGAACTGTTAAGGTACCTGAGTAAGTAGTAATCTGAGCTGTAGCTGTTGGAACAGCAACAGTAAGTGGAGAACCTGAAGAAAAATTATTTGTAGTATATCCAACATTTGTAAAGCCATGACTAATAGCTAAGGGACTCCAGTCTAATTTATATTCTGTAGGGCTATTTGAGTAAGTAAGTGTTACATTAAAAAAAGAAGATCCATAACAGATCGTTGGCTCAAGAGGATCAATACTTGCAAATATTGGTTTAGGATTAACGACTATCGTCAATGAAGCTGTTTGCGCATTAATACAAGCGGTGGCACTACTCTCCTGAACAGATACTAACTGATAGATAAAGTTACCAGAAGAACTTACAGGAACTGTGATATCAGCCGATGACCCAGTTGACGTGATAGTTTGATTTGCACCCCCATTGATCGTATAAACGAAGGTATAAGGTGCTGTACCTCCAGACCCTGTAATGGTTACAACTGGAGATATTCCACTCAAACACGCCGTTAGTGTATTGGCGTTAATAGTTGCAGTTGGTAGCGCTGTAACAGTAATTGTTGCACTACTGGTTACGCTTGTGTTCGTACAACTCTCAGACAAAGAGTTGGCATCTACAACAGAAGTTAAACTATACGTAAACACACCCGCTGTTGATGTAGGTACAGTAAGCGTTAGCGTACCCGTCATAGTTCCCGAACCCGTTGTAGTAGTAGCAGTAACAGGGGCAGCACCATTGATAGAATAGGTAACCGAATAAGGTGCAGTTCCTCCTACGGCCGTAATGGTTAATGTTGGGTTCGTTGCATTTTCACAAACTGTTAATGAACCGGTGATTGAAACTGTCGGCATCATTACAATTTGAACAATATTACTATAAGCAATATTACCATCATTTTCAACTCTTCTCCTATAATACCATGTTCCTCTTAGTTGTGTAGTATTATTATTCAAAACTTGACCGCCTAAAAAATCAACAAAACCAGACATATCACTTGACTGCGATCTTTCCCAATAGTAAAAAATTGGTTCTCCCAGATTCTGACCCGTTATGCTAGCGGCTTCTCCTATACTTCTTAAATTCCAAAATTGACATTTTGAGGCTGTAATCGTCCCTCCTGTCAATTGTGCAAAAGAGGATGTTGTAGAAAAAAGATTCAGAAATGATATTAGAAGTATAAATTTAATTAAGGCTGAACTACGCAGCACTCCGCTCACCTTAAGGCAGACATTGGACCATATCAATCTCAAACAGTTCATCTTGGGGGATATTGAACTTTGTAATAAAGATATAGGAATATGATATTCAACAGCTTATCCTTTTAAAAGTTCATACTTGGGTAACAGCATTATATACGTATAAAACCTATGTTTAGTATGCTGCTATTGAAAAAATTAAAAACCCCGACGTTACCGTCGGGGCTGTTTCTCAGGGTTTGGTCTTAGGCGAACCAAATCTCTTTGGGTATTTGTTGGTTATTAAGCAGTTTCAATATACAGAAAGAATTTATACCACAGATTTACCATTCATCTATTTTTTTGTCTTGCATATATGTAGGAAAAGAATAATTTTGCAATGCTTTCGGTCTACAAAATATCTATCATCACCGAAAGACATTCGCACACGAATACCTGTTTTATGAACATCTAAGCAGGGTACCAGAATTGAACACTGCTACCCACTCTCTTCGAAACCCTTAAACGTACGCTATCAGCGTACCATCTTTCATTTACATAATTCAATCAGGTAATGACGAATACTAGCATTAATCATACGCCCAAAAAGGGCTTTTTCAGCTATTTCCGTGAAGCACTCAATAGCGAACATCAGGATTTTACACAAGGCAGCATCCGCAAAGCAGTTTTCATGCTGGCCATACCCATGATCCTTGAAATGTGCATGGAGTCAGTATTTGCGGTGGTAGATATTTTCTTTGTAAGCAAACTCGGTGCCGGCGCAGCTGCTACTGTAGGGCTCACAGAATCTTGTCTCACCCTTATTTATTCCGTTGCCATTGGTTTAAGCATGGCGGCTACAGCCATGGTGGCCAGAAGGGTCGGAGAAAAAAATCCCGAAGGCGCCGCCAAGGCAGGAGCTCAAGCATTATTATTATCCTTTGCTATTTCGATACTCATCAGTATCGTCGGCATTTTTTATGCATCTGATGTACTGGCTCTCATGGGTGCTGATGCTTCTGTTGTAGCAATGGGTACCGATTATACCCGCATCATGTTAGTGGGTAATCTGGTGATCATGTTACTGTTCCTTATCAATGGTATCTTTCGTGGCGCAGGTGATGCAGCAATGGCCATGAAAAGTTTATGGCTCGCCAATATTTGTAACATCATCCTATGTCCGATACTGATCGATCAGTTTGGCTTAACAGGTGCGGCGATGGCCACTACTACCGGTAGAGGTATTGGTGTATTGTATCAGCTCTATCATTTATTCAATGGAAAAAATATCATACGCATTGTTCGTAAACATTTTATTCCGAATAAAGAGATCCTTTCTTCGATCGCCAATATCGCATCAACAGGAACCTTACAATTCATCATCGGATCCGCCAGCTGGATCGCTATGGCCAGAATAGTTTCCGGCTTTGGTAGCGATGCAGTTGCAGGTTATACCATCGCAATTCGATTGCTCATCTTCTTCATCATGCCGGCATGGGGATTGAGTAATGCAGCTGCAACATTGGTCGGACAAAATCTCGGCGCACAACTTCCTGATCGGGCAGAACAATCTGTTTGGAAAACGGCTCGATACAATGCAATATTCATGGCATTTGTGTCCGTACTCTTTGTAGTGGGTGCTGAATTTTTTGTGGGATTGATCTCTCATGATCCGGCCGTTACTAAAACAGCCGTCACAGCATTACGCATTGTAAGCTTGGGATACATTTTTTATGGTGTTGGAATGGTCATGATCAATGCCTTCAATGGCGCTGGTGACAGCAGAACACCTACCTGGATCAACTTATTCTGGTTCTGGGTATTTCAAATTCCATTCGCCCTACTATTGTCCAAAGTATTCAATATGGGAACCACCGGCGTTTTCATCGCCATCGTAACCACAGAAACCTGTATCACCATTACAAGCGTGATACTGTTCAAAAGAGGGAAATGGAAGTTGGTGAAAGTATAGGATATGAGCGGCAAGCTACAAGTTGCAAGCTGCAAGGAATTTATACTTGCGGCTTGTAGCTTGTGACTTGCAGCTATAATACTAAAACCAACCTCTTCTCTTAAACGCCACCAACATCCAAACAGGAACGATGAGCATGAGACCTACGGCGATGAAAAAGCCGTATTGATGGTGGATATAAGGAATACGATCGAAGTTCATACCAAAGATGCCACCAATAACAGTAGCCGGTGCCAGTAAACAGGTTACGATGGCCATCACCTTCATCACTTCATTGGTCTTCAAATTCACATTACTGAGATAAAGATCTTGTAAGTTCATCATCATATCACGATAGTTCTCTGCCAAGTCATTTGCTTGCAGGATATGATCATATACATCCTTAAAATATTTAGTAGTTCTTTCTTCCAACAGATCACTTTCACTTCTGATAAAACCATTGATGAGCTCACGAACCGGACTCACATTTCGTTTCAATACAATGAGCTCTTTCCGCAAACTGTTGATCACAGCCAATGTGCGCGTATTACTGCCGCGAATAATTTTTTCTTCCAATAACTCGATACGATCTCCCAGCTTCTCCATCACTAAATAGTAATTATCAACGATCATATCCAACAAAGCATAACAGAGATAATCAGCACCACTCACGCGAAGCTTGCTACCATTGAGTTTTAGCTTATCGCGAATCGGATTGAATACATCTCTTCCTGCATCTTCCTGAAAAGACAGTACAAACCCTTTCCCTAAAATGATACTGATCTGCTCTGTTTCTACAGCCCCGGTTTGTTCATTGAAATACAACATATTCAGTAAACAAAACAGCACATTGTCCATCTCATCCATTTTAGGACGCTGACTCACACTCATGATATCTTCAACGATCAGATAGTGTATGCCGAAATGATGACAAATAGCTTCCACATCTGCCTTGCGAATACCATCTACATTGATCCAGGAGATATGATCGTTATCACGATAGGCAAAACATTCCTTGATATCAGTTAATTGTGTCTCCGAAAATGATGAAGCATTATAATCATATACTTTCACCTTGATCTCACTGGCTTCGATACGCTCAGGAATAACAGTAGGATTCACATGAAAAATATCCCTTGTACGCTTGGTATCAAACAGTGATAAAGGGTTTAAGTATTTAAGGTATTTGGCACCGGTCATGACTTAAAAATAAGAAATAAGAAACAAGAAATAAGTAATAAGAAATGAAAAAGAGAGAGACTTATATTCATCCTAAATTTCTTATTTCTACCTCTTGCCGGACTAAAGTCCGACGCTATCTAAACTTGTGTTTTGTTTACTTGGAACTTTCTTGTTTCATGTTTCTTGTTCCTTGTTCCTTCTTTCTCATCTCCTATTTCCCATTATTTTTACCAAAATTTTTCATGCCACTTATTTCCACTGCTTCGTATCGTCCTCCCTTTTGGCAATGGAATGGACATGTACAATCTATTTATCCGAGTATGTTTCGGAAAATATCTTTTGAATATGATCGTCGGGAAAGACTTGAATTACCGGATGGAGATTTTATTGACCTGGACTGGCATCAGCAAAATACTGTTCATCAAAAGTTGGTCATCATCACGCATGGGCTGGAAGGTGATTCCGGTAGGCATTATGTAACCGGTATGGCGAAAAAATTTGTTGCTGCCGGATGGGACGCATTGGGATGGAATTGCAGAAGTTGCAGTGGTGAACCCAACAGACTGTTACGCTTTTACCATCATGGCGATGCAAATGATCTAAGGGCTGTGATACAACATGCCATTGACACACATGGGTATAAAGAAATTGTACTTGTAGGATTTAGCATGGGCGGTAGTTTGAGTTTACGGGCTGTAGGAGAAAATCCGGATCAGGTTCCCGAAGCAGTAAAAAAAGTGATCGGTATTTCTGTGCCTTGCGATCTCTATTCCAGTGTGCAATCACTTTCACAACCGGGCAATAGCATCTATGTAAAAAGATTTTTGAAGAAGCTCGGAAAAAAGATCCGAGAAAAATCGACCCGCTATCCAGAT
Above is a genomic segment from Sediminibacterium sp. KACHI17 containing:
- a CDS encoding MATE family efflux transporter, with the protein product MTNTSINHTPKKGFFSYFREALNSEHQDFTQGSIRKAVFMLAIPMILEMCMESVFAVVDIFFVSKLGAGAAATVGLTESCLTLIYSVAIGLSMAATAMVARRVGEKNPEGAAKAGAQALLLSFAISILISIVGIFYASDVLALMGADASVVAMGTDYTRIMLVGNLVIMLLFLINGIFRGAGDAAMAMKSLWLANICNIILCPILIDQFGLTGAAMATTTGRGIGVLYQLYHLFNGKNIIRIVRKHFIPNKEILSSIANIASTGTLQFIIGSASWIAMARIVSGFGSDAVAGYTIAIRLLIFFIMPAWGLSNAAATLVGQNLGAQLPDRAEQSVWKTARYNAIFMAFVSVLFVVGAEFFVGLISHDPAVTKTAVTALRIVSLGYIFYGVGMVMINAFNGAGDSRTPTWINLFWFWVFQIPFALLLSKVFNMGTTGVFIAIVTTETCITITSVILFKRGKWKLVKV
- a CDS encoding alpha/beta fold hydrolase is translated as MPLISTASYRPPFWQWNGHVQSIYPSMFRKISFEYDRRERLELPDGDFIDLDWHQQNTVHQKLVIITHGLEGDSGRHYVTGMAKKFVAAGWDALGWNCRSCSGEPNRLLRFYHHGDANDLRAVIQHAIDTHGYKEIVLVGFSMGGSLSLRAVGENPDQVPEAVKKVIGISVPCDLYSSVQSLSQPGNSIYVKRFLKKLGKKIREKSTRYPDKISYEGYEKMKTFIEFDNRYTAPLHGYQDAIDFYTRASVKPLLPQIQIPVLLIQALNDPFLTSECMGYEAAESNPNILLETTAAGGHCGFMLAGTKETYPERRAIQFVNS
- the corA gene encoding magnesium/cobalt transporter CorA; the encoded protein is MTGAKYLKYLNPLSLFDTKRTRDIFHVNPTVIPERIEASEIKVKVYDYNASSFSETQLTDIKECFAYRDNDHISWINVDGIRKADVEAICHHFGIHYLIVEDIMSVSQRPKMDEMDNVLFCLLNMLYFNEQTGAVETEQISIILGKGFVLSFQEDAGRDVFNPIRDKLKLNGSKLRVSGADYLCYALLDMIVDNYYLVMEKLGDRIELLEEKIIRGSNTRTLAVINSLRKELIVLKRNVSPVRELINGFIRSESDLLEERTTKYFKDVYDHILQANDLAENYRDMMMNLQDLYLSNVNLKTNEVMKVMAIVTCLLAPATVIGGIFGMNFDRIPYIHHQYGFFIAVGLMLIVPVWMLVAFKRRGWF